From the Gemmatimonadota bacterium genome, one window contains:
- a CDS encoding CIA30 family protein, which yields MYITRSRLGSGFAVLLVLCTLLATAAVDLPGQQVAPTLIRDVAVFDGTSARGPMDVLVRDGRIGAMGPDLEVPAGSVVVEGRGRTLLPGLIDAHTHAFGDALREALVFGVTTELDMFTDAGFARQMRSEQAGRGAATRADLFSAGTLVTAPGGHGTEYGMVIPTLEGPEQAQAFVDARLAEGSDWIKIVYDDGHAYGLDLPTLDLATLRAAIDAAHARDVLAVVHVGDAAAAEEAIAAGADALVHLFTDEAAAPGFAERVAQSGAFIVPTLTVLRSVTGQPGAAGLTDDPAVAPYLMPASRTNLGQAFPDRSGQGEARYQVAADAVERLHAAGVAILAGTDAPNPGTAHGSALHRELELLVDAGLTPAEALRAATEAPARAFALEDRGRIAEGLRADLLLVDGDPLTDIRATRAIAGIWKGGVRVDRDAYAAAVAAASTTSAPSIPAEGLMLSDFDAGALTAALGSWMPSSDSFAGGASTGEVRVESTADGQALVVRGTISDKIAYPWYGAMWVPGSPPMTPVDLAGAEGFRFRTRGDGGTYRVLLFSQGNGMMPLIRTFTAEAGWTEVVMTWADFGIDGGDVMGLVWSGGPEVGAFEFVLDDVTLR from the coding sequence ATGTACATCACACGGTCGCGGCTGGGTAGCGGCTTCGCCGTTCTGCTGGTCCTCTGCACGCTCCTCGCGACCGCCGCCGTCGACCTCCCGGGTCAGCAGGTGGCACCTACGCTCATCCGCGACGTCGCGGTCTTCGACGGAACGAGCGCGCGCGGCCCCATGGATGTGCTCGTTCGGGATGGCCGCATCGGAGCGATGGGGCCGGACCTGGAGGTCCCGGCCGGCTCGGTGGTGGTGGAGGGTCGCGGTCGCACCCTGCTTCCCGGCCTGATCGACGCGCACACCCATGCGTTCGGCGACGCGCTGCGTGAGGCGCTCGTCTTCGGCGTCACGACCGAGTTGGACATGTTCACGGACGCGGGCTTCGCACGGCAGATGCGCTCGGAACAGGCCGGTCGGGGCGCGGCGACGCGGGCGGACCTGTTCTCGGCCGGCACGCTGGTCACCGCACCCGGGGGCCACGGCACCGAATACGGGATGGTCATCCCCACGCTCGAGGGGCCGGAGCAGGCGCAGGCGTTCGTGGATGCCCGCCTCGCCGAGGGCTCGGATTGGATCAAGATCGTCTACGACGACGGCCACGCCTACGGGCTGGATCTTCCCACCCTCGACCTCGCGACCCTGAGAGCGGCGATCGACGCCGCCCACGCCCGCGACGTCCTCGCCGTGGTACACGTCGGCGACGCTGCCGCAGCCGAGGAGGCCATCGCCGCCGGAGCGGACGCGCTGGTGCACCTGTTCACCGACGAGGCGGCCGCGCCGGGCTTCGCCGAGCGCGTTGCGCAGAGCGGCGCGTTCATCGTGCCCACCCTCACCGTCCTCCGGAGCGTCACGGGTCAACCGGGCGCCGCCGGGCTCACGGACGATCCGGCCGTCGCGCCCTACCTGATGCCCGCCTCGCGCACCAACCTGGGCCAGGCGTTCCCCGACCGCTCGGGGCAGGGCGAAGCCCGCTACCAGGTCGCGGCAGACGCGGTCGAGCGCCTGCACGCCGCGGGAGTCGCCATCCTCGCCGGCACGGATGCTCCCAATCCGGGGACGGCGCACGGGAGCGCGCTGCATCGCGAGCTGGAGCTGTTGGTGGACGCGGGGCTGACGCCGGCGGAGGCGCTGCGTGCCGCCACGGAAGCGCCCGCACGGGCCTTCGCGCTGGAGGACCGCGGACGGATTGCGGAAGGCCTGCGCGCCGACCTGCTGCTCGTCGACGGCGATCCCCTCACCGACATCCGCGCCACCCGCGCCATCGCCGGGATCTGGAAGGGTGGCGTGCGCGTTGACCGGGACGCCTACGCGGCAGCGGTCGCGGCCGCGAGCACCACGTCGGCACCGTCCATCCCTGCCGAGGGGCTCATGCTCAGCGACTTCGACGCAGGAGCCCTGACGGCCGCGCTCGGCAGCTGGATGCCGTCGAGTGACAGCTTCGCGGGAGGCGCCTCGACCGGTGAGGTGCGGGTGGAGTCGACGGCGGACGGGCAGGCCCTCGTGGTACGCGGGACGATCTCCGACAAGATCGCCTATCCATGGTACGGCGCCATGTGGGTGCCTGGCAGCCCCCCGATGACGCCGGTCGACCTGGCGGGTGCGGAGGGGTTCCGCTTCCGCACACGCGGAGACGGCGGCACCTATCGCGTCTTGCTGTTCAGTCAGGGCAACGGCATGATGCCGCTGATCCGCACGTTCACCGCCGAGGCCGGGTGGACGGAAGTCGTCATGACGTGGGCGGACTTCGGCATCGACGGGGGCGACGTGATGGGGCTCGTGTGGTCCGGTGGACCCGAGGTGGGCGCCTTCGAGTTCGTGCTGGACGACGTCACCCTGCGCTGA
- a CDS encoding sensor histidine kinase: MPTPLSSSHAVTAAGHGAARRDPIGWVDYAWLIYALAFLAQPALLLRQGRLGWGSALLTAGAFVLFLLSYVRGLRARGRELGIVVALQATLGLILSPFNVGAPVFLVYAATFAARVERSRLALRLIFTLAALTWFASWLTTAPLYVGLSMTVLTAAIGGAQLQDMRLRRSNRALRAAQTEIQHLAAVAERERIARDLHDVLGHTLSLIVLKSELAAKLVTRDVTRATAEIRDVEQVARQALHDVRETIQGYRASIGAEAGRARDLLETAGVRAEVVLDAVALPRAAEEALALVIREASTNVARHADADTCRVSLDTEGSSVVLRVEDDGASDGSLVPGSGLGGMRERIEAVGGDLAWRAAPSGHGLVLEARVPLPASTASVPLTPTMAST, encoded by the coding sequence GTGCCGACCCCCCTCTCGTCCAGCCACGCGGTCACGGCCGCCGGGCATGGCGCCGCGCGTCGTGATCCCATCGGCTGGGTGGACTACGCGTGGCTGATCTATGCGCTCGCGTTCCTGGCCCAGCCGGCCCTGCTCCTGCGGCAGGGCCGGCTGGGCTGGGGATCCGCGCTCCTCACCGCGGGCGCCTTCGTCCTCTTCCTCCTCTCGTACGTGCGCGGCCTGCGGGCGCGCGGTCGGGAGCTCGGCATCGTCGTGGCGCTCCAGGCCACGCTCGGGCTGATCCTGTCGCCCTTCAACGTCGGCGCACCGGTCTTCCTGGTGTATGCGGCGACCTTCGCCGCTCGCGTGGAGCGCAGCCGGCTGGCCCTCCGCTTGATCTTCACGCTGGCCGCGCTGACGTGGTTCGCAAGCTGGCTGACGACCGCCCCGCTCTACGTCGGGCTGAGCATGACAGTGCTGACCGCGGCCATCGGAGGGGCACAACTGCAGGACATGCGGCTGCGCCGCAGCAATCGCGCCCTTCGGGCCGCCCAGACCGAGATCCAGCACCTGGCGGCCGTCGCCGAGCGGGAGCGCATCGCGCGTGACCTGCACGACGTGCTGGGGCACACGCTCTCCCTGATCGTGTTGAAGAGCGAACTCGCCGCGAAGCTGGTCACACGGGATGTGACGCGCGCCACCGCCGAGATCCGCGACGTGGAGCAGGTCGCGCGTCAGGCGCTCCACGATGTGCGCGAGACCATCCAGGGGTATCGCGCCTCGATCGGTGCCGAGGCCGGACGGGCGCGCGACCTGCTGGAGACCGCGGGGGTCCGTGCGGAGGTCGTGCTGGACGCGGTCGCCCTTCCGCGCGCGGCGGAGGAGGCGCTGGCGCTCGTGATCCGGGAGGCGAGCACCAACGTGGCCCGACACGCCGACGCGGACACCTGCCGCGTGTCCCTCGACACGGAAGGATCCTCGGTCGTGTTACGCGTCGAGGATGACGGAGCCTCCGACGGCAGCCTCGTGCCCGGGAGCGGGCTCGGCGGGATGAGGGAGCGGATCGAGGCCGTCGGCGGCGACCTCGCGTGGCGGGCGGCACCATCGGGACACGGCCTGGTCCTGGAGGCGCGGGTGCCGCTGCCTGCGTCCACCGCGTCCGTGCCGCTCACGCCCACGATGGCATCGACCTAG